In Nicotiana tabacum cultivar K326 chromosome 11, ASM71507v2, whole genome shotgun sequence, a single window of DNA contains:
- the LOC107809524 gene encoding isocitrate dehydrogenase [NADP]-like isoform X3 has translation MTRVIWKLIKDKLIFPFVELDIKYFDLGLPHRDATDDKVTIESAEATLKYNVAIKCATITPDVGRMKEFNLKHMWKSPNGTIRNILNGTVFREPILCKNVPRLVPGWSKPICIGRHAFGDQYRATDTVIQGPGKLKLVFVPEGKDEKTEFEVYNFTGAGGVALSMYNTDESIRSFAEASMNMAYQKKWPLYLSTKNTILKKYDGRFKDIFQEVYESNWKIKFEEAGIWYEHRLIDDMVAYALKSDGGYVWACKNYDGDVQSDFLAQGFGSLGLMTSILICPDGKTIESEAAHGTVTRHYRVHQKGGETSTNSIASIFAWTRGLAHRAKLDNNAALLDFTKKLEAACIGAVENGKMTKDLALIVHGSKVARHQYVNTEEFIDAVAEELKARLLKAKI, from the exons CTCATCTTTCCCTTTGTGGAGTTGGATATAAAATACTTCGATCTTGGTCTTCCTCACCGTGATGCTACAGATGACAAGGTTACAATTGAAAGTGCTGAGGCTACTTTGAA GTATAATGTAGCAATTAAGTGCGCGACCATCACTCCAG ATGTGGGCCGTATGAAGGAGTTTAACTTGAAGCATATGTGGAAGAGCCCAAACGGGACAATCAGGAACATTCTGAATG GTACCGTGTTCAGGGAACCAATCCTTTGCAAAAACGTTCCCCGACTTGTCCCAG GTTGGTCAAAACCAATATGCATTGGCAGACATGCTTTTGGTGATCAATATCGAGCTACTGATACAGTAATTCAAGGACCTGGAAAACTAAAACTAGTATTTG TACCAGAAGGGAAGGATGAAAAGACCGAGTTTGAGGTTTACAACTTCACTGGTGCTGGTGGAGTAGCTCTGTCCATGTACAACACAGATGAG TCTATTCGCTCTTTTGCTGAAGCTTCTATGAACATGGCGTACCAAAAGAAATGGCCGCTCTATCTTAGCACAAAGAATACCATCCTTAAGAAATATGATGGAAG ATTCAAGGACATATTCCAGGAAGTTTATGAGTCAAATTGGAAAATAAAGTTTGAGGAAGCTGGAATCTG GTATGAACATCGCCTCATCGATGATATGGTTGCTTATGCTTTAAAAAGTGATGGTGGTTATGTATGGGCGTGCAAAAACTATGACGGGGATGTACAAAGTGATTTCTTAGCACAAG GATTCGGATCCCTTGGATTGATGACATCGATTCTG ATATGTCCAGATGGAAAGACCATAGAGTCAGAAGCAGCCCATGGAACTGTGACACGGCACTACAGGGTTCATCAAAAAGGAGGTGAAACCAGCACGAACAGCATTGCCTCGATTTTTGCTTGGACTCGTGGACTTGCACATAG GGCAAAGTTGGACAACAATGCTGCACTCTTGGATTTCACCAAGAAACTAGAAGCAGCTTGCATTGGTGCGGTGGAGAATGGAAAAATGACCAAAGATTTAGCACTTATTGTCCACGGATCCAA GGTTGCTAGACATCAATATGTGAACACTGAAGAGTTCATCGACGCTGTGGCTGAGGAGCTGAAAGCTAGACTTCTGAAAGCGAAGATTTAA